A genomic window from Salvia hispanica cultivar TCC Black 2014 chromosome 5, UniMelb_Shisp_WGS_1.0, whole genome shotgun sequence includes:
- the LOC125188873 gene encoding putative pentatricopeptide repeat-containing protein At1g64310 isoform X2 yields the protein MKSHMQSLVSQLTKPTQTLSTTRILHALIIKHRLTFDPFYATKIQRFYAINNDLLSARKLFETSPQRSVYLWNSIIRAHAQSHHFSHTFRLFKRMLTSETPPDNFTFACLARACSDKLDISALRAVHGKLIAYGLGDNFICTSALVSSYSRMGIAEEASFLFSGIDGEPDLVLCNAMVSCYGRCGDWIKGVVLFNSMMAMGIQPDGYTVVGLITGLKSFSLVNVGEMVHSFCVKCGLDLSDHVGSALVGMYSRCGSVELACKVLENIVLPDVVSWSALIAGFSQSGDHAKALMLFREFVMSGCKSDPPLLATALAAIAQTAVVGPGCEVHGYAVRHGIDKCVGVSSALVDMYAKCGFLEMGIRVFERIPKRNIVSFNTVILGLGLYGRSGEALRMFDEVLEQGMRPDETTLTGILCACCHSGLVEEGIGYVKLLRERFGVEVRTEHYVYIVKLLGMGGRLGEAYNLVMLLTQPVDSGVWGALLSCCEHYKNYEVHEAITKHFSKNESISSGDSVMLSNSFAHVGRWECVEQLRVDGARAKGKLPGCSWIAS from the coding sequence atgaaaagccATATGCAATCACTTGTTTCGCAGCTGACAAAGCCAACTCAAACCCTCTCCACAACCCGAATCCTGCACGCCTTGATCATCAAGCACAGACTCACCTTCGACCCTTTTTACGCCACCAAGATTCAGCGCTTCTACGCCATCAACAACGACTTACTCTCTGCACGCAAACTTTTCGAAACAAGTCCCCAACGAAGCGTCTACCTTTGGAACTCCATCATCCGCGCCCACGCTCAGTCCCACCACTTCTCCCACACATTTCGTCTCTTCAAACGCATGCTAACCTCCGAGACTCCACCTGATAACTTCACTTTCGCGTGCCTCGCCCGTGCTTGCTCGGATAAGCTCGACATCTCAGCCTTGAGAGCTGTCCATGGGAAACTGATTGCTTATGGCTTAGGAGATAATTTTATCTGCACTAGTGCGCTTGTGAGCTCTTACTCGAGGATGGGAATAGCTGAGGAAGCGAGCTTTTTGTTTAGTGGGATCGATGGAGAGCCTGATTTGGTGCTTTGCAATGCAATGGTTTCTTGCTATGGGAGGTGTGGAGATTGGATTAAAGGAGTGGTTTTGTTTAACTCAATGATGGCGATGGGAATACAGCCGGATGGATACACGGTGGTGGGATTGATCACTGGGTTGAAAAGCTTTAGTTTGGTGAATGTGGGAGAAATGGTTCATTCATTTTGTGTTAAGTGTGGTTTGGATTTGAGTGATCATGTGGGGAGTGCCCTTGTTGGTATGTACTCGAGATGTGGGAGTGTAGAGCTAGCTTGTAAAGTGTTGGAAAATATAGTTTTACCGGATGTAGTCTCGTGGTCAGCACTGATTGCTGGCTTCTCCCAGAGTGGAGATCATGCTAAGGCATTGATGCTTTTTAGGGAGTTTGTTATGTCTGGATGCAAGTCGGATCCGCCTCTGCTTGCTACTGCTTTGGCAGCTATTGCTCAGACGGCCGTTGTGGGGCCGGGGTGTGAGGTTCATGGCTATGCTGTGAGGCATGGAATCGATAAGTGTGTTGGAGTTTCCTCTGCTCTTGTTGACATGTATGCAAAATGTGGATTCTTGGAGATGGGGATTAGGGTTTTCGAGAGGATTCCTAAACGGAACATTGTGTCATTTAATACTGTGATTTTGGGGCTTGGTTTGTATGGGCGGAGTGGTGAAGCACTGAGGATGTTTGACGAGGTTCTTGAGCAGGGGATGAGACCGGATGAGACGACCCTTACTGGCATTCTCTGTGCGTGCTGTCACTCTGGATTAGTCGAGGAAGGGATTGGTTATGTCAAACttttgagagagagatttgGTGTTGAAGTGAGAACTGAGCATTATGTTTACATAGTTAAGCTTCTTGGGATGGGTGGGAGGTTAGGGGAGGCTTATAATCTCGTTATGTTATTGACACAACCCGTGGATTCCGGTGTGTGGGGTGCTCTTTTGTCGTGCTGTGAGCACTATAAGAACTACGAGGTGCATGAGGCCATTACTAAGCATTTTTCAAAGAATGAGAGCATAAGCAGTGGTGACAGTGTAATGCTCTCTAATTCGTTTGCTCACGTTGGGAGGTGGGAATGTGTGGAGCAGCTGAGGGTTGATGGGGCCAGAGCCAAAGGGAAGTTGCCTGGGTGCAGCTGGATTGCTTCGTAG
- the LOC125188873 gene encoding putative pentatricopeptide repeat-containing protein At1g64310 isoform X1 codes for MIIQCFLVMWRKIVPNAITIHCLNCSFLQMESGFFVLGWIVIEMWFFCLTKPTQTLSTTRILHALIIKHRLTFDPFYATKIQRFYAINNDLLSARKLFETSPQRSVYLWNSIIRAHAQSHHFSHTFRLFKRMLTSETPPDNFTFACLARACSDKLDISALRAVHGKLIAYGLGDNFICTSALVSSYSRMGIAEEASFLFSGIDGEPDLVLCNAMVSCYGRCGDWIKGVVLFNSMMAMGIQPDGYTVVGLITGLKSFSLVNVGEMVHSFCVKCGLDLSDHVGSALVGMYSRCGSVELACKVLENIVLPDVVSWSALIAGFSQSGDHAKALMLFREFVMSGCKSDPPLLATALAAIAQTAVVGPGCEVHGYAVRHGIDKCVGVSSALVDMYAKCGFLEMGIRVFERIPKRNIVSFNTVILGLGLYGRSGEALRMFDEVLEQGMRPDETTLTGILCACCHSGLVEEGIGYVKLLRERFGVEVRTEHYVYIVKLLGMGGRLGEAYNLVMLLTQPVDSGVWGALLSCCEHYKNYEVHEAITKHFSKNESISSGDSVMLSNSFAHVGRWECVEQLRVDGARAKGKLPGCSWIAS; via the exons ATGATAATCCAATGTTTCCTGGTTATGTGGAGGAAAATCGTGCCCAATGCAATAACAATACATTGCCTCAACTGCAGCTTTTTGCAAATGGAGAGTGGTTTTTTTGTCCTTGGATGGATTGTGATCGAAATGTGGTTCTTTTGT CTGACAAAGCCAACTCAAACCCTCTCCACAACCCGAATCCTGCACGCCTTGATCATCAAGCACAGACTCACCTTCGACCCTTTTTACGCCACCAAGATTCAGCGCTTCTACGCCATCAACAACGACTTACTCTCTGCACGCAAACTTTTCGAAACAAGTCCCCAACGAAGCGTCTACCTTTGGAACTCCATCATCCGCGCCCACGCTCAGTCCCACCACTTCTCCCACACATTTCGTCTCTTCAAACGCATGCTAACCTCCGAGACTCCACCTGATAACTTCACTTTCGCGTGCCTCGCCCGTGCTTGCTCGGATAAGCTCGACATCTCAGCCTTGAGAGCTGTCCATGGGAAACTGATTGCTTATGGCTTAGGAGATAATTTTATCTGCACTAGTGCGCTTGTGAGCTCTTACTCGAGGATGGGAATAGCTGAGGAAGCGAGCTTTTTGTTTAGTGGGATCGATGGAGAGCCTGATTTGGTGCTTTGCAATGCAATGGTTTCTTGCTATGGGAGGTGTGGAGATTGGATTAAAGGAGTGGTTTTGTTTAACTCAATGATGGCGATGGGAATACAGCCGGATGGATACACGGTGGTGGGATTGATCACTGGGTTGAAAAGCTTTAGTTTGGTGAATGTGGGAGAAATGGTTCATTCATTTTGTGTTAAGTGTGGTTTGGATTTGAGTGATCATGTGGGGAGTGCCCTTGTTGGTATGTACTCGAGATGTGGGAGTGTAGAGCTAGCTTGTAAAGTGTTGGAAAATATAGTTTTACCGGATGTAGTCTCGTGGTCAGCACTGATTGCTGGCTTCTCCCAGAGTGGAGATCATGCTAAGGCATTGATGCTTTTTAGGGAGTTTGTTATGTCTGGATGCAAGTCGGATCCGCCTCTGCTTGCTACTGCTTTGGCAGCTATTGCTCAGACGGCCGTTGTGGGGCCGGGGTGTGAGGTTCATGGCTATGCTGTGAGGCATGGAATCGATAAGTGTGTTGGAGTTTCCTCTGCTCTTGTTGACATGTATGCAAAATGTGGATTCTTGGAGATGGGGATTAGGGTTTTCGAGAGGATTCCTAAACGGAACATTGTGTCATTTAATACTGTGATTTTGGGGCTTGGTTTGTATGGGCGGAGTGGTGAAGCACTGAGGATGTTTGACGAGGTTCTTGAGCAGGGGATGAGACCGGATGAGACGACCCTTACTGGCATTCTCTGTGCGTGCTGTCACTCTGGATTAGTCGAGGAAGGGATTGGTTATGTCAAACttttgagagagagatttgGTGTTGAAGTGAGAACTGAGCATTATGTTTACATAGTTAAGCTTCTTGGGATGGGTGGGAGGTTAGGGGAGGCTTATAATCTCGTTATGTTATTGACACAACCCGTGGATTCCGGTGTGTGGGGTGCTCTTTTGTCGTGCTGTGAGCACTATAAGAACTACGAGGTGCATGAGGCCATTACTAAGCATTTTTCAAAGAATGAGAGCATAAGCAGTGGTGACAGTGTAATGCTCTCTAATTCGTTTGCTCACGTTGGGAGGTGGGAATGTGTGGAGCAGCTGAGGGTTGATGGGGCCAGAGCCAAAGGGAAGTTGCCTGGGTGCAGCTGGATTGCTTCGTAG
- the LOC125189839 gene encoding protein NEDD1-like: MNSAKVVAASCGDTVKVLDISENECALTYSPSPGSTVNSLNWNHNNMVLASAGDDGKVSFWRRNGTRLWVVPSINDGGGIVESISSINFCNKGSRYLCSGGTGQVVRVWDLQSKRCIKWLKGHTDTITCVMCNCKDEHVASVSRKGEVIVHSLFSGAKASNLKDPHGQVLEALDYSRISRHLLVTAGDEGSIHLWDTTAHSPKVSWWKQHGAPTAGVAFSPTNDKIIGSVGLDMKLYTFDTGSKKPSSCIHHEAPFCSLAYSYDGLSLAAATTTGQVVLYDVRAKPQPLTVVDAYAYHQAITSICWERSKPVTFNKSSCTDETVLLAGDVGDIIIMPDPLPSTTQPRSSGSLVNPTLARLHAPHNNFRDDMEVFSPIVEVQSFDKLWETHASPEKNIIPSRRFGLSGEAADHENPISNTTVSKQVESRLSESSSNLAAVRNSSGGPRKGWGGERALEKFIHRRQSTKIATSRFAKPIGLMPSLHGKETSKSINGQENTTPTSEPRSSPYASPKSKKTGSETREDILNNLLSNSQPPTPTTPKGGDDQMLHKISLQSNSSIDEETLASFRESIHGDMQNLHLEILRQFHVQEMGMSSVMRLILENQAEIMQEIQSLREQIQHFHHLL; the protein is encoded by the exons atgaattcgGCGAAGGTGGTGGCAGCGAGCTGTGGAGACACCGTGAAAGTGTTGGATATTTCTGAGAATGAGTGCGCACTCACCTATTCTCCATCTCCTGGCTCCACAGTCAATTCTCTCAACTGGAACCACAACA ATATGGTATTGGCGAGTGCAGGGGATGATGGTAAAGTATCATTTTGGAGGAGGAATGGGACTAGATTGTGGGTCGTCCCTTCCATAAATGATGGTGGAGGAATTGTTGAG TCGATATCAAGTATCAACTTTTGCAACAAAGGGTCTCGATATCTATGCTCTGGTGGAACTGGTCAAGTTGTAAGAGTATGGGATTTGCAGAGCAAACGTTGTATCAAATGGTTGAAAGGGCATACGGATACCATAACCTGTGTAATGTGCAACTGTAAAGACGAGCATGTTGCTTCTGTTAGCCGTAAAGGAGAAGTTATCGTGCACAGCCTTTTTTCCGGGGCTAAGGCCTCTAATCTCAAGGATCCTCATGGACAG GTCTTGGAGGCACTTGATTATTCTCGGATTTCTAGGCACCTTTTAGTTACGGCTGGTGATGAAGGATCCATACACTTGTGGGATACTACTGCCCACAGTCCAAAG GTTTCTTGGTGGAAGCAGCATGGTGCACCGACCGCGGGAGTTGCATTTTCACCAACCAACGACAAG ATAATTGGTAGCGTTGGTCTAGATATGAAGTTATACACTTTTGACACAGGGTCAAAGAAGCCATCCTCTTGCATACATCATGAGGCTCCATTCTGTTCATTAGCATACTCTTATGATGGACTAAGCTTAGCAGCTGCTACGACCACCGGTCAGGTTGTACTCTATGATGTTCGGGCGAAGCCTCAACCACTAACTGTTGTAGATGCGTATGCCTAT CATCAGGCCATCACAAGTATCTGCTGGGAGAGGTCAAAACCTGTAACCTTCAACAAAAGCAGTTGCACAGATGAGACGGTTCTTCTTGCTGGTGATGTAGGGGACATTATCATTATGCCTGACCCGCTTCCATCTACTACACAACCTCGTTCGAGCGGCTCGTTAGTTAATCCAACTCTGGCAAGATTACATGCACCTCATAATAATTTTAGGGATGATATGGAGGTGTTTTCTCCCATTGTTGAAGTTCAatcttttgataaattatggGAGACTCATGCTTCTCCggagaaaaatattataccTTCTCGGAGGTTTGGCCTTTCAGGGGAAGCAGCCGATCATGAGAATCCAATTTCCAACACAACAGTATCCAAACAG GTGGAGAGTAGGTTGTCGGAATCCAGTTCTAACCTGGCAGCCGTACGTAATAGCAGTGGTGGTCCACGTAAAGGGTGGGGAGGTGAGAGAGCACTAGAGAAATTCATCCACCGACGTCAGTCCACCAAAATAGCAACTTCTCGTTTTGCAAAGCCAATAGGGCTAATGCCTAGTCTTCACGGCAAAGAAACTTCCAAAAGCATCAAtggccaagaaaatactactcctactagtGAACCAAGATCCTCCCCTTATGCCTCGCCTAAATCCAAGAAAACTGGGTCAGAAACTAGGGAAGACATTCTCAATAACCTCTTGTCAAACTCTCAACCACCAACACCAACCACTCCAAAA GGAGGAGATGATCAGATGTTACACAAGATTTCTTTACAGTCAAACTCTTCTATAGATGAAGAAACTCTAGCTTCATTTCGAGAATCTATTCACGGAGATATGCAAAATCTTCACTTAGAAATACTTAGGCAATTCCACGTGCAAGAG ATGGGAATGTCAAGCGTCATGAGATTAATCCTCGAAAATCAGGCTGAGATAATGCAAGAAATCCAATCACTTCGAGAGCAAATACAACATTTCCATCATTTACTGTGA
- the LOC125188874 gene encoding integrator complex subunit 3 — MTSKLTVRPPYEAESSLEITLRQTFYCLEPQLRPPFPLTIPTQEQYSLLNKAILYAILSEPHLRKIHIKHLHGVITDGYGYFTSILVIIVNDIYGKLVDSAKRQLLWIIREMVDVAAVGFTDLLVALLRQIVAGDSSEENLWLCYEMVTLFSSKWDCLLQEGSSGLTAALYVFLRLLSDHCRVSISNAPKFESLIKLEKDFCVKMLREKFGLCLRIGRDLVRLLQDLVHVPEFRAIWRDLLYAPSVFGVGEFLDISMLYYTKTPKWFFLLTVSPQMESQLRFLLTHVEHGSQLRYQDWFTKKFLSAPEKNAVLIDIVRFICCAHHPSNDIIHSGIIQRWAVIGWLLKSCMKNYIAANMKLALFYDWLFFNEKLDSVMDIEPALLLMVHSIPEYIDITNSLLEFLFLLLDNYDLERKEIVLRGISSSLHTLLRKGVVKSLEVLTRCDKLSQNLKERLAELLSGCSGFVDNSRILTSQML; from the coding sequence ATGACGTCAAAATTAACGGTAAGACCGCCTTACGAGGCGGAGAGCTCGCTCGAGATCACACTACGCCAGACATTCTATTGTCTCGAGCCTCAGCTTAGGCCCCCTTTTCCTCTCACTATCCCAACTCAAGAACAGTACTCGCTGCTCAACAAAGCCATTCTCTACGCTATCTTATCCGAACCCCACCTCCGTAAAATCCACATTAAGCATTTACACGGTGTTATAACTGATGGATACGGCTACTTCACCAGCATTCTTGTTATAATTGTGAATGATATATATGGGAAGTTGGTCGATTCTGCAAAAAGGCAGCTTCTTTGGATTATCCGGGAGATGGTTGATGTGGCAGCGGTTGGGTTTACTGATTTACTGGTGGCCCTTCTGCGGCAGATTGTTGCTGGGGATTCTAGTGAGGAGAATCTGTGGTTGTGTTACGAAATGGTCACCCTTTTCTCCAGCAAATGGGATTGCCTTCTTCAAGAAGGCTCATCGGGTTTGACTGCTGCTTTGTATGTGTTTCTGAGGTTGCTGTCTGATCACTGCAGGGTATCGATATCGAATGCTCCAAAGTTTGAATCTTTAATcaaattggagaaggatttttGTGTGAAGATGTTAAGGGAGAAATTCGGCTTGTGTTTGAGGATTGGGAGGGATCTTGTTAGGCTTTTGCAGGATTTGGTTCATGTTCCGGAGTTTCGGGCCATATGGAGGGACTTGTTGTATGCACCTAGCGTTTTTGGAGTTGGTGAGTTTTTGGATATATCAATGTTGTATTATACAAAGACTCCAAAATGGTTTTTTTTGCTTACGGTGAGTCCACAAATGGAGTCTCAGTTGAGGTTTTTGCTGACTCATGTGGAACATGGTAGCCAATTGAGGTATCAGGATTGGTTTACAAAGAAGTTTCTCAGTGCACCTGAGAAAAATGCAGTCTTGATTGATATAGTGAGGTTTATATGCTGTGCTCACCATCCATCTAATGATATTATTCATTCAGGTATCATCCAGAGATGGGCTGTGATAGGTTGGTTACTGAAGTCCTGCATGAAAAACTACATTGCAGCAAATATGAAGCTTGCGTTATTTTATGATTGGCTGTTCTTCAATGAAAAGTTAGATAGTGTTATGGATATCGAGCCTGCACTTTTGCTGATGGTGCATTCTATCCCTGAATATATTGACATTACAAATTCTCTGCTTGAGTTTCTGTTTCTTTTATTGGATAATTATGATCTTGAGAGGAAGGAGATTGTGCTTCGTGGAATATCATCTTCTTTGCATACACTTCTTAGGAAAGGCGTTGTTAAGTCGTTAGAAGTGTTAACTAGATGTGATAAGCTTTCTCAGAATCTTAAGGAAAGACTTGCAGAATTGCTCTCGGGGTGTTCTGGCTTTGTAGATAATTCCAGAATACTAACTTCTCAGATGCTGTAG